Proteins from one Desulfonema limicola genomic window:
- a CDS encoding HesA/MoeB/ThiF family protein has translation MLRSDFIHAIKKDSDSRIFPDGTAYTGISVRTVEKLAEDFKTTGRHVEVSALEHQILPDRYARNMKTFSLQDQLLLLKSQVTIAGLGGLGGLAAEILAREGVGRLNLIDGDKFEDTNLNRQLLCTNELLSVSKVQAAINRIVKINPSIDIDSFDEFLNQDNAEHMIDGSDVVLDCLDNIKTRFILEKAAKKNGIPLVSAAIAGNTGHLTTIFPEDPGLSSVYGILADNKQKGAEDFLGCLSHTACCMASLECSEVIKILLKNGRLLQNQLLIADMAENIFEIIDI, from the coding sequence ATGCTCAGATCGGATTTTATCCATGCTATTAAGAAAGATTCAGATTCCCGGATATTTCCCGATGGAACTGCATATACGGGCATCAGCGTCAGGACAGTTGAAAAACTTGCAGAAGATTTCAAAACAACAGGCCGTCATGTTGAGGTTTCAGCACTTGAACACCAAATTCTGCCGGACAGGTATGCCCGTAATATGAAAACCTTTTCTTTGCAAGACCAGCTTCTTTTATTAAAATCCCAGGTAACTATTGCAGGGCTTGGAGGGCTTGGGGGGCTGGCAGCCGAAATTTTGGCCCGTGAAGGTGTGGGCCGTCTTAATCTTATTGATGGAGATAAGTTTGAAGATACAAACCTTAACAGGCAGTTGTTATGCACCAATGAACTTTTATCTGTTTCCAAGGTTCAAGCTGCAATAAACCGTATTGTTAAGATAAATCCATCAATTGATATAGATTCTTTTGATGAGTTTTTAAATCAAGATAATGCAGAACATATGATTGACGGTTCAGATGTGGTTTTAGACTGCCTGGATAATATAAAAACCCGTTTTATTCTTGAAAAAGCTGCAAAAAAAAATGGAATACCTCTGGTTTCTGCTGCCATTGCCGGGAACACAGGTCATTTAACTACAATCTTTCCTGAAGATCCAGGACTGTCTTCCGTATATGGGATACTGGCTGATAATAAGCAAAAAGGTGCAGAGGATTTCCTTGGATGCCTGTCTCATACTGCATGTTGTATGGCCTCCCTTGAATGTTCGGAAGTAATAAAGATATTGCTTAAAAACGGCAGACTGCTCCAAAACCAGCTTTTGATTGCAGATATGGCAGAAAATATTTTTGAAATCATAGATATTTAG
- a CDS encoding SpoVR family protein, translating into MVTNRDLIELSPKIMIPTLYDYWVHDVEVLKGKGKYELYPGNPYETVINTRPAISFYNDNNPDWLNVMIFYHVLGHIDFFQNNLYFRHTWDYDFTGQALSDKRLIARLRSEKGRQVDYIIEFSRGIDNIVSYFGELSKVNRPSFTAGTSKRLDFYFDVFLQSHKKVNISDYIKEIERYNQSIKDYGTLGEASFFADVELKHPEFKAVFKKSLEKKPDRDPDLLSFLMSKSEFLNKEENKWMKSVMQVVLNTSLFFQPQIRTKIMNEGWASYWHETLFMQDDRIKGHEVDFARVNAGVTSMPRVGLNPYALGMRMFYNIENMADLGKYSIEFRQISDAIERDNFNKNTNAGREYIFKIRENFDDFLFVNTFIDQDFVDLHKLFVVGKRINRAKMTWEYYVQSRSAKDYKQMVIDTLYHPPCIEVDLDKTDDSRLYLQHRFEEKPLVQEFIANTMMGIEYLWGGTVNLETSEVAASKPLTGFYAPGPPSAQPQEPEKQKIQWQRVLYTMEKRKLTRRILYAVDSK; encoded by the coding sequence ATTGTAACTAACAGGGATTTGATTGAATTATCCCCAAAAATCATGATTCCCACCCTGTATGATTACTGGGTGCATGATGTAGAGGTATTAAAGGGTAAAGGCAAGTATGAGCTGTATCCCGGCAACCCTTATGAGACAGTGATAAACACCCGGCCTGCTATTTCTTTTTATAATGACAACAATCCTGACTGGCTCAATGTAATGATTTTTTATCATGTATTGGGACATATTGATTTTTTCCAGAATAACCTGTACTTCCGGCATACCTGGGATTATGATTTTACAGGTCAGGCCCTTTCTGATAAAAGACTGATAGCCAGGCTGCGTTCTGAAAAAGGAAGGCAGGTTGACTATATCATTGAATTTTCAAGGGGTATTGATAATATAGTTTCTTATTTCGGCGAACTTTCAAAGGTAAACCGGCCTTCTTTTACAGCAGGTACTTCAAAGCGCCTGGATTTTTATTTTGATGTTTTTCTTCAGTCCCATAAAAAAGTAAATATCAGCGATTATATCAAGGAAATTGAAAGATACAACCAGAGTATAAAAGATTATGGAACTTTGGGGGAAGCATCATTTTTTGCTGATGTAGAATTAAAACATCCTGAATTTAAAGCTGTATTTAAAAAAAGCCTGGAAAAAAAGCCAGACAGGGATCCCGATCTTCTCAGTTTTTTAATGTCAAAATCCGAGTTTTTGAACAAAGAAGAAAATAAATGGATGAAGTCTGTTATGCAGGTTGTCCTTAATACTTCCCTGTTTTTCCAGCCCCAGATCAGAACCAAGATAATGAATGAAGGGTGGGCAAGTTACTGGCATGAAACTCTTTTTATGCAAGATGACCGTATAAAAGGACATGAGGTTGATTTTGCAAGGGTTAATGCAGGTGTTACATCAATGCCCCGTGTGGGTTTAAATCCTTATGCCCTTGGTATGCGGATGTTTTATAATATTGAAAACATGGCTGATCTTGGAAAATATTCTATTGAATTTAGACAGATTTCAGATGCTATTGAAAGGGATAATTTTAATAAAAATACCAACGCAGGCCGTGAATATATTTTCAAGATCAGGGAAAATTTTGATGATTTTCTTTTTGTAAATACATTTATTGACCAGGATTTTGTCGATCTTCATAAGCTTTTTGTCGTGGGAAAACGTATAAACAGGGCTAAAATGACCTGGGAATATTATGTGCAGTCCAGAAGTGCCAAAGATTATAAACAGATGGTTATTGATACTCTTTATCATCCCCCGTGTATTGAGGTTGATCTGGATAAAACTGATGACAGCAGGCTTTATTTACAGCATCGTTTTGAAGAAAAACCCCTGGTTCAGGAATTTATTGCAAATACAATGATGGGCATTGAATATCTGTGGGGAGGTACTGTGAACCTCGAAACCAGTGAGGTTGCAGCATCCAAACCATTAACTGGTTTTTATGCTCCCGGACCTCCTTCTGCCCAGCCGCAGGAACCTGAAAAACAAAAAATACAATGGCAGCGGGTTTTATATACTATGGAAAAAAGAAAACTTACAAGGCGGATTTTGTATGCTGTGGATTCTAAATAA
- a CDS encoding MoaD/ThiS family protein, translated as MLIHISVKLFATLSQYTPDSSDQYPVKAGSTVSDLVKQLNLPEKDVKLIFVNNKKGMLASVLNNNDRVGLFPPIGGG; from the coding sequence ATGCTTATACATATATCAGTTAAGCTTTTTGCAACATTATCACAATACACTCCTGATTCTTCAGATCAATATCCTGTTAAGGCAGGAAGTACAGTCAGTGACCTTGTTAAACAGCTTAATCTGCCTGAAAAAGATGTTAAGCTGATATTTGTAAATAACAAAAAAGGAATGCTGGCATCAGTTCTTAATAATAATGATCGGGTAGGACTTTTCCCGCCCATAGGAGGGGGATGA
- a CDS encoding serine protein kinase PrkA: MENIRKAMENLNRSMSEGSQTRLIPFEDFLKILTEKPAYAVRNVFQIFHDMIRYYVGEGVDEYPDDPESIEYASYDCTRLFVEDVDHPFFADRLFANRLITLAEALKRGAQQNKIYIFDGPPGSGKSTFLNNLLKKFESYANIDEGMRFETVWRLDQNMLGSFSSQDANPLLEKLSKLLVNHVPVNESTIKDNDADPNEKNHSFYDNQYPLYSTEDYIDIPCPSHEYPLLIIPKRHRRQLLDDLFQNDEFKWKLFTDKAYQWVFRDKPCTICSSLYQALLNKLKSPEEVFKMVYVRPYDINRRMGEGISVFNPGDRPMRQIVMTNPMLQKRINDILKDSNQVKYLFSRYAKTNNGIYALMDIKSHNVERLIELHNIISEGVHKVEDIEENVNSLFMALMNPEDKKNILGLQSFSDRIEYIQILYVMDLNTEVEIYRNIFGKHIDDSFLPRVLHNFARVIISSRLNTRSEALLGWIGNPDKYSRYCDKNLQLLKMEIYTGNIPKWLSEDDRKNFTAKVRQKIIEESESEGKKGFSGRDSIKIFNDFYSSCAREDKLINMSVLCNYFTKLRPDLSKSIPEGFLESMLHMYNYTILQEVKESLYNYNEERISRDIQNYLFSINFESGAVAKCNYTDEKLEITDEFLWGIENRLLGGGTDEKKRLEFRKDTQKEYTSKTLTQEILVEEKNIIETRLYTDLHDRYVYNLKEKVLDPFLENENFRQAIKDYNKEEFKTHDKRIREDVTFLINNLGTKYDYTERGAKEVCMYVIDQDLAKKFAKP, encoded by the coding sequence ATGGAAAATATAAGAAAAGCAATGGAAAACCTAAACCGCAGTATGAGCGAAGGAAGTCAGACCAGGCTTATTCCTTTTGAAGATTTCCTTAAAATACTGACTGAAAAACCAGCTTATGCAGTACGCAATGTTTTTCAGATATTTCATGATATGATCCGTTACTATGTGGGAGAAGGGGTTGATGAATATCCTGATGATCCTGAATCAATAGAATATGCTTCGTATGACTGTACGCGTCTTTTTGTTGAAGATGTTGACCATCCTTTTTTTGCTGACCGTCTTTTTGCAAACAGGCTGATTACCCTTGCAGAAGCTTTAAAAAGAGGGGCACAGCAGAACAAAATATATATTTTTGACGGACCTCCAGGCTCAGGAAAAAGTACATTTCTTAATAATCTTCTTAAAAAATTTGAGTCCTATGCCAATATAGATGAAGGGATGCGTTTTGAAACCGTATGGAGGCTGGATCAAAATATGCTGGGCAGTTTTTCCAGCCAGGATGCTAATCCCCTGCTTGAAAAACTATCAAAGCTTCTTGTCAATCATGTGCCTGTTAATGAATCAACAATCAAAGATAATGATGCTGATCCCAATGAAAAAAACCATTCTTTTTATGATAACCAGTACCCTTTATATTCTACAGAAGACTATATTGATATTCCATGCCCCAGCCATGAATATCCTCTTTTAATTATTCCTAAAAGACATAGAAGACAGTTATTAGACGATCTTTTTCAAAATGATGAATTTAAATGGAAGCTTTTTACAGATAAGGCCTATCAATGGGTTTTCAGGGATAAGCCCTGCACAATCTGCAGTTCATTATACCAGGCACTGCTTAATAAACTGAAAAGCCCTGAAGAGGTTTTTAAAATGGTTTATGTCAGGCCCTATGACATTAACCGCCGCATGGGAGAAGGCATAAGTGTTTTTAATCCTGGAGACCGTCCCATGCGCCAGATTGTCATGACCAACCCCATGCTTCAAAAACGTATTAATGACATTCTCAAAGACAGCAATCAGGTTAAATATCTATTTTCCAGGTATGCAAAAACCAATAACGGTATTTATGCACTTATGGATATTAAATCCCATAATGTTGAACGCCTTATTGAACTCCACAATATTATTAGTGAAGGAGTGCATAAAGTTGAAGATATTGAAGAAAATGTTAATTCTCTTTTTATGGCTCTTATGAATCCTGAGGACAAGAAAAATATACTCGGGCTTCAATCATTTTCCGACCGTATTGAATATATACAGATTCTTTATGTTATGGATTTAAATACAGAGGTTGAGATTTACAGAAATATCTTTGGAAAACATATAGATGACAGTTTTCTTCCCCGTGTTCTCCATAATTTTGCCAGGGTTATAATTTCATCACGCCTGAACACCAGATCCGAAGCTCTTCTGGGATGGATTGGCAATCCTGACAAATACAGCAGGTATTGTGATAAAAATCTCCAGCTCCTTAAAATGGAGATATATACAGGAAATATTCCTAAATGGCTTTCAGAGGATGATAGAAAAAATTTTACTGCTAAAGTAAGGCAAAAGATTATTGAAGAATCGGAAAGCGAAGGGAAAAAAGGATTTTCAGGCAGGGATTCAATTAAGATATTTAATGATTTTTATTCATCATGTGCAAGGGAAGACAAGCTTATAAACATGTCTGTACTTTGTAATTATTTTACCAAACTCAGGCCTGATCTCAGCAAATCCATTCCAGAGGGATTTTTGGAATCAATGCTCCATATGTATAATTATACAATCTTGCAGGAAGTAAAAGAATCTCTTTATAATTATAATGAAGAAAGAATCTCCAGGGATATTCAAAATTATCTGTTTTCCATAAACTTTGAATCAGGTGCTGTGGCAAAATGCAATTATACCGATGAGAAACTGGAAATAACAGATGAATTTCTCTGGGGCATTGAAAACAGGCTCTTAGGGGGCGGAACAGATGAAAAAAAACGTCTGGAATTTCGTAAAGATACCCAAAAAGAATACACTTCCAAGACTTTAACCCAGGAAATTCTTGTTGAGGAAAAAAATATTATTGAAACCAGGTTATATACAGACCTTCATGACAGGTATGTTTATAATCTTAAAGAAAAGGTTCTTGATCCATTTCTTGAAAATGAAAACTTCCGCCAAGCTATAAAAGATTATAATAAAGAGGAGTTTAAAACCCATGACAAAAGAATCAGGGAAGATGTTACATTCCTTATAAATAATCTTGGAACAAAGTATGATTATACAGAAAGGGGAGCAAAAGAGGTTTGTATGTATGTTATTGATCAGGATCTGGCAAAAAAATTTGCAAAACCATAA
- a CDS encoding TetR/AcrR family transcriptional regulator, with protein MGIQERKERERERRRQQIIVAAKRVFSESGFNRSTMEDIAKEAELSPGTLYLYFKNKDELYASLSLRILQYLIIRLEHVTGNDELSPQQKVDALVDAMFDVYDFDPLVIINMFHLQSSETLKNLSEELLSEIEKLSRKSLGAIGNIFKEGIDAGIYIDKHPIALADIFWSMFSGVILWETSKKIINDDKDYLKSTLKAAFEIFVRGLKK; from the coding sequence ATGGGAATACAAGAAAGAAAAGAAAGAGAAAGAGAAAGAAGGCGGCAGCAGATTATTGTTGCTGCAAAACGGGTTTTTTCCGAAAGCGGGTTTAACCGTTCAACAATGGAAGATATAGCAAAAGAGGCTGAATTAAGCCCGGGTACCCTGTATCTTTATTTTAAAAACAAAGATGAGCTGTATGCCTCCCTTTCTTTGAGAATACTGCAATATCTTATTATCAGGCTTGAGCATGTAACCGGCAATGATGAACTAAGCCCCCAGCAAAAGGTTGATGCTCTTGTGGATGCCATGTTTGATGTTTATGATTTTGATCCTCTTGTAATCATTAACATGTTCCATCTTCAATCAAGTGAAACCTTAAAAAACCTTTCTGAAGAACTGCTTTCTGAAATTGAAAAACTATCCAGAAAGTCGCTTGGAGCAATTGGAAATATATTTAAGGAAGGGATTGATGCAGGGATTTATATTGATAAACATCCCATTGCCCTTGCAGATATATTCTGGTCTATGTTTTCAGGGGTTATTTTGTGGGAAACAAGCAAAAAGATCATTAATGATGATAAGGATTATCTCAAAAGTACCTTGAAGGCTGCTTTTGAAATCTTTGTGCGGGGATTAAAAAAATAG